One genomic segment of Linepithema humile isolate Giens D197 chromosome 5, Lhum_UNIL_v1.0, whole genome shotgun sequence includes these proteins:
- the LOC105675548 gene encoding uncharacterized protein isoform X3, with the protein MDKCNSILKDAQEIRVCLFNKGQDVDETVICELLASYDSNCHMDKTEYIFNMITNNDTALVKSDSILKKSSDLKLDTIEQFFNEIESSNMEVESVTYDNNHDFTDVTDVTDVTDVTDVTDITDKVTESNTPNSSGNLIRTLPSYSPSKPCTDTSSLHEPMIISNDNQAKCLKENDNDVIYIKKVVHKRIRLSGSPQPGCSKDFDPANTFPELEEISDCNNCNDCYDCYASDKRLHMEAEKLNSLLPASYSYDTILNKLVTNNFAENRIELALWDLLPVERPKIQYKQLNTLSYNGCMKLRNCHNFSDKTDTDTETILKKEEKACASSKIMTDIKSENRKSILPINNKTKSNMMEEIVVEDVFSNNINQQIMTPVQIQEAKLNELKASTSSEESMPLFKKIKLDKLDAPNEDTNNYNNDNQQETLFRKEKLNEFDTSNKDINMCHMHDSEKSVLNETEIDLKDTMLQATKVSMLDETEVADVHNYNNPIPRPKLIRLRPTELLFNVDNMDAVAGPSTSSSSSSFQSSILLPPKFKYMERKQELPCIYSKCANTPNANVQDTQRTSTPKPFYEYNPFRTLAKDKEASHTNIAFSHSSVNPVKWNAAIFPNRLSDRKGEWFEFQKSVLEPLPNFNMFAKPCVSDSMGAPSLLTNNTLHSTQLNGTKDVPILNLSQKGNSEKVIEENNLEQKGDEANTFQVFNQENMEQKQMFPHTSAEINAREEQVDRNNVEEIVLNEKALKLYYKLIPMFPSVNTNFVKKLCQNSVENMQTADEATQLQHLVDQLLDHGPEHPYVKKEEPLELVKSAITYDLNEQYADLLGIFPEADPEYLRQIAEKIYNDPEEFKLFVQSKLENPDYPTRQQYLNKKKISEQVKQYTTNFNVQQFLEIFPNPFAHFEDRYRPCVFNAYAVDFLKYYFSKIRVNTMLSFYSRNGYNLSATVKALETLTPNMKTKRCSKIMPTENIPLLQEIAFIQHKGEIQDYLDKLKAEEKEEFNKLKATNGLLECQCCYDNECMPSKCSTCEDGHVFCNSCIMRSTDVTLADGKTHVLCLMNCGREFSLSILQRILPPTKFSILLCKRQEAEVMAAGVEGLVSCPFCHFASIPPPEDKVFKCLNPDCMKESCRLCKEPNHVPLKCDEIKTDVARLYLEEKMTEALVRKCYNCGRTFFKEDGCNKMTCICGALMCYICDKPVKGYDHFQGQGAMASNLCPLWSDDRRMNAESVIKVCQETMKHIKEKNPNIDINVESLLPKLPPKTRGPHEDIANANAVPIHANRIARQNQ; encoded by the exons ATGGATAAATGCAATAGCATCCTTAAAGATGCTCAAGAGATAAGAGTGTGCTTGTTTAACAAAGGTCAGGATGTTGATGAAACAGTGATATGTGAACTTCTGGCCAGCTATGATTCTAATTGTCATATGGACAagacagaatatatttttaacatgataACAAATAATGACACGGCACTGGTTAAATCAGATTCCATTCTGAAAAAATCTTCCGATCTTAAACTCGACACTATTGAACAattctttaatgaaattgaATCATCTAATATGGAGGTTGAATCTGTGACATATGATAATAATCATGATTTTACTGATGTCACTGATGTTACTGATGTTACTGATGTCACTGATGTTACTGATATTACTGATAAAGTTACTGAATCTAATACACCAAATTCTTCTG GAAATCTAATACGTACTTTACCCTCATATTCTCCTTCGAAACCATGTACTGATACATCATCTTTGCATGAACCTATGATTATTAGTAATGATAATCAAGCAAAatgtttgaaagaaaatgataatgatgttatatacataaagaaaGTTGTTCATAAGAGGATCAGACTTTCTGGAAGTCCACAACCAGGTTGTAGTAAAGATTTTGATCCAGCAAACACATTTCCAGAATTGGAAGAAATATCAGATTGCAATAATTGCAATGATTGCTATGATTGCTATGCTTCCGATAAAAGATTGCACATGGAAGCAGAAAAACTTAATTCTCTTCTACCTGCATCTTATTCTTACGatacaattttgaataaacttgttactaataattttgcagaaaatcgTATTGAACTTGCACTGTGGGATTTATTACCAGTGGAAAGACCCAAAATCCAATATAAACAACTAAACACTTTATCTTACAACGGATGTATGAAACTTAGaaattgtcataatttttcagataaaacAGATACAGATacagaaacaattttaaagaaagaagagaaagcaTGTGcaagtagtaaaataatgaCAGatataaaatcagaaaatagAAAGTCTATATTaccaataaataataaaacaaagagTAATATGATGGAAGAGATAGTAGTTGAGGATGTTTtcagtaataatattaaccaACAAATTATGACACCAGTACAAATTCAAGAAGCAaagttaaatgaattaaaagcATCCACTAGCAGTGAAGAAAGCATGccactattcaaaaaaataaagttagatAAATTAGATGCACCTAATGAGgatactaataattataataatgataaccAACAAGAGACattattcagaaaagaaaaattaaatgagtTTGATACATCTAATAAGGATATTAACATGTGTCATATGCATGATTCTGAAAAATCTGTATTGAATGAAAcagaaattgatttaaaagaCACAATGTTACAAGCAACAAAGGTTTCGATGCTAGATGAAACAGAAGTTGCCGACGTACATAACTATAATAATCCTATACCTAGACCAAAGCTCATACGTCTCAGACCAAcagaacttttatttaatgttgatAACATGGATGCAGTAGCTGGACCATCaacatcatcatcatcatcatcatttcaatcttcaattttattaccaCCAAAGTTCAAATATATGGAAAGAAAACAGGAATTACCATGCATATACTCCAAATGTGCCAATACTCCAAATGCAAATGTTCAAGATACTCAGAGAACTTCTACACCGAAaccattttatgaatataatccATTCCGCACTTTAGCAAAAGACAAAGAAGCATCTCATACGAATATTGCTTTTTCACATTCATCTGTTAATCCTGTTAAGTGGAATGCAGCCATTTTCCCGAACAGATTATCGGATAGAAAAGGAGAATGGTTTGAGTTCCAAAAAAGTGTGCTCGAGCCCCTTCCAAATTTCAACATGTTTGCTAAGCCATGTGTCTCTGATTCAATGGGTGCACCATCtttgttaacaaataatacattacacTCCACACAATTGAACGGAACAAAAGACGTGCCTATTTTAAACCTATCACAAAAAGGTAATAGTGAAAAGgtaatagaagaaaataatttggagCAAAAAGGAGACGAAGCCAACACATTTCAGGTGtttaatcaagaaaatatggaacag aaaCAGATGTTTCCTCATACTAGTGCAGAAATAAATGCACGTGAGGAGCAAGTAGACAGAAACAATGTCGAAGAAATAGTATTAAATGAGAAAGCTCTTAAATTATACTACAAACTAATACCCATGTTTCCAAGTGTAAATActaattttgtcaaaaaattgtgCCAGAATAGTGTTGAAAATATGCAAACAGCAGATGAAGCAACACAGCTACAACATTTAGTTGATCAATTGCTCGATCATGGTCCAGAGCATCCCTATGTTAAGAAAGAGGAACCATTGGAACTAGTGAAATCTGCCATTACTTACGACCTTAATGAACAATATGCTGATTTATTAGGAATATTTCCAGAAGCAGATCCTGAGTATTTAAGACAAATAGctgagaaaatatataatgatcCTGAAGAATTCAAGCTGTTTGTCCAGTCAAAATTGGAAAATCCGGATTATCCAACTAGACAGcaatatctaaataaaaaaaagattagcgAACAAGTGAAACAGTACACTACAAATTTCAATGTGCAACAATTCTTggaaatatttccaaatccATTTGCACATTTTGAAGATAGATATAGACCATGTGTTTTTAATGCATATGCAGTagattttctcaaatattacTTTAGTAAAATCAgg GTGAATACAATGCTGAGTTTTTATAGTCGGAATGGATACAACTTAAGTGCAACTGTGAAAGCTTTAGAAACTCTAACCCCCAATATGAAAACTAAACGCTGTAGCAAAATTATGCCAACGGAAAACATACCCCTTCTGCAAGAGATTGCTTTCATACAGCATAAAGGAGAAATTCAGGATTATTTGGATAAATTGAAGGcagaagaaaaggaagaatTTAATAAGCTTAAG gcAACCAATGGACTGCTCGAATGTCAGTGTTGCTATGATAACGAGTGTATGCCATCAAAATGTTCCACATGTGAGGATGGGCATGTATTTTGCAACTCATGCATTATGAGAAGTACAGACGTGACATTGGCGGATGGCAAAACGCATGTTCTTTGTTTAATGAATTGCGGCCGAGAATTTTCTTTGTCAATACTACAGCGAATACTACCACCAACCAAATTTAGCATTCTTCTTTGCAAACGGCAAGAAGCAGAGGTAATGGCTGCTGGTGTGGAAGGTTTAGTATCATGCCCATTCTGCCATTTTGCATCTATACCACCTCCCGAGGATAAAGTATTCAAATGTCTTAACCCAGATTGCATGAAGGAATCATGTCG ATTGTGCAAGGAGCCTAATCATGTACCTTTGAAGTGCGATGAAATCAAAACAGATGTTGCACGTTTGTACTTGGAAGAAAAGATGACGGAAGCTTTAGTACGGAAATGCTATAACTGTGGGCgaacatttttcaaagaagATGGGTGCAATAAAATGACCTGTATATGTGGTGCACTCATGTGTTACATTTGCGATAAACCTGTAAAAGGTTATGACCATTTTCAAGGTCAAGGAGCAATGGCCTCAAACCt CTGCCCATTATGGAGCGATGATCGTCGCATGAATGCCGAATCTGTTATTAAAGTTTGTCAGGAAACGATGAAACACATTAAAGAGAAGAATCCTAACATTGATATAAATGTTGAGTCTCTTTTGCCGAAGCTACCACCCAAAACTAGAGGCCCTCATGAAGATATTGCTAATGCCAATGCAGTACCG atacaTGCAAATCGAATTGCAAgacaaaatcaataa
- the LOC105675548 gene encoding uncharacterized protein isoform X1, which translates to MDKCNSILKDAQEIRVCLFNKGQDVDETVICELLASYDSNCHMDKTEYIFNMITNNDTALVKSDSILKKSSDLKLDTIEQFFNEIESSNMEVESVTYDNNHDFTDVTDVTDVTDVTDVTDITDKVTESNTPNSSGIYVTAEIIDISSDSNNDTNFCQPANDKNVLLGNLIRTLPSYSPSKPCTDTSSLHEPMIISNDNQAKCLKENDNDVIYIKKVVHKRIRLSGSPQPGCSKDFDPANTFPELEEISDCNNCNDCYDCYASDKRLHMEAEKLNSLLPASYSYDTILNKLVTNNFAENRIELALWDLLPVERPKIQYKQLNTLSYNGCMKLRNCHNFSDKTDTDTETILKKEEKACASSKIMTDIKSENRKSILPINNKTKSNMMEEIVVEDVFSNNINQQIMTPVQIQEAKLNELKASTSSEESMPLFKKIKLDKLDAPNEDTNNYNNDNQQETLFRKEKLNEFDTSNKDINMCHMHDSEKSVLNETEIDLKDTMLQATKVSMLDETEVADVHNYNNPIPRPKLIRLRPTELLFNVDNMDAVAGPSTSSSSSSFQSSILLPPKFKYMERKQELPCIYSKCANTPNANVQDTQRTSTPKPFYEYNPFRTLAKDKEASHTNIAFSHSSVNPVKWNAAIFPNRLSDRKGEWFEFQKSVLEPLPNFNMFAKPCVSDSMGAPSLLTNNTLHSTQLNGTKDVPILNLSQKGNSEKVIEENNLEQKGDEANTFQVFNQENMEQKQMFPHTSAEINAREEQVDRNNVEEIVLNEKALKLYYKLIPMFPSVNTNFVKKLCQNSVENMQTADEATQLQHLVDQLLDHGPEHPYVKKEEPLELVKSAITYDLNEQYADLLGIFPEADPEYLRQIAEKIYNDPEEFKLFVQSKLENPDYPTRQQYLNKKKISEQVKQYTTNFNVQQFLEIFPNPFAHFEDRYRPCVFNAYAVDFLKYYFSKIRVNTMLSFYSRNGYNLSATVKALETLTPNMKTKRCSKIMPTENIPLLQEIAFIQHKGEIQDYLDKLKAEEKEEFNKLKATNGLLECQCCYDNECMPSKCSTCEDGHVFCNSCIMRSTDVTLADGKTHVLCLMNCGREFSLSILQRILPPTKFSILLCKRQEAEVMAAGVEGLVSCPFCHFASIPPPEDKVFKCLNPDCMKESCRLCKEPNHVPLKCDEIKTDVARLYLEEKMTEALVRKCYNCGRTFFKEDGCNKMTCICGALMCYICDKPVKGYDHFQGQGAMASNLCPLWSDDRRMNAESVIKVCQETMKHIKEKNPNIDINVESLLPKLPPKTRGPHEDIANANAVPIHANRIARQNQ; encoded by the exons ATGGATAAATGCAATAGCATCCTTAAAGATGCTCAAGAGATAAGAGTGTGCTTGTTTAACAAAGGTCAGGATGTTGATGAAACAGTGATATGTGAACTTCTGGCCAGCTATGATTCTAATTGTCATATGGACAagacagaatatatttttaacatgataACAAATAATGACACGGCACTGGTTAAATCAGATTCCATTCTGAAAAAATCTTCCGATCTTAAACTCGACACTATTGAACAattctttaatgaaattgaATCATCTAATATGGAGGTTGAATCTGTGACATATGATAATAATCATGATTTTACTGATGTCACTGATGTTACTGATGTTACTGATGTCACTGATGTTACTGATATTACTGATAAAGTTACTGAATCTAATACACCAAATTCTTCTGGTATATATGTGACTGcagaaattattgatatttcatCAGATTCCAACAATGATACAAACTTTTGTCAGCCTGctaacgataaaaatgtgcTTCTAGGAAATCTAATACGTACTTTACCCTCATATTCTCCTTCGAAACCATGTACTGATACATCATCTTTGCATGAACCTATGATTATTAGTAATGATAATCAAGCAAAatgtttgaaagaaaatgataatgatgttatatacataaagaaaGTTGTTCATAAGAGGATCAGACTTTCTGGAAGTCCACAACCAGGTTGTAGTAAAGATTTTGATCCAGCAAACACATTTCCAGAATTGGAAGAAATATCAGATTGCAATAATTGCAATGATTGCTATGATTGCTATGCTTCCGATAAAAGATTGCACATGGAAGCAGAAAAACTTAATTCTCTTCTACCTGCATCTTATTCTTACGatacaattttgaataaacttgttactaataattttgcagaaaatcgTATTGAACTTGCACTGTGGGATTTATTACCAGTGGAAAGACCCAAAATCCAATATAAACAACTAAACACTTTATCTTACAACGGATGTATGAAACTTAGaaattgtcataatttttcagataaaacAGATACAGATacagaaacaattttaaagaaagaagagaaagcaTGTGcaagtagtaaaataatgaCAGatataaaatcagaaaatagAAAGTCTATATTaccaataaataataaaacaaagagTAATATGATGGAAGAGATAGTAGTTGAGGATGTTTtcagtaataatattaaccaACAAATTATGACACCAGTACAAATTCAAGAAGCAaagttaaatgaattaaaagcATCCACTAGCAGTGAAGAAAGCATGccactattcaaaaaaataaagttagatAAATTAGATGCACCTAATGAGgatactaataattataataatgataaccAACAAGAGACattattcagaaaagaaaaattaaatgagtTTGATACATCTAATAAGGATATTAACATGTGTCATATGCATGATTCTGAAAAATCTGTATTGAATGAAAcagaaattgatttaaaagaCACAATGTTACAAGCAACAAAGGTTTCGATGCTAGATGAAACAGAAGTTGCCGACGTACATAACTATAATAATCCTATACCTAGACCAAAGCTCATACGTCTCAGACCAAcagaacttttatttaatgttgatAACATGGATGCAGTAGCTGGACCATCaacatcatcatcatcatcatcatttcaatcttcaattttattaccaCCAAAGTTCAAATATATGGAAAGAAAACAGGAATTACCATGCATATACTCCAAATGTGCCAATACTCCAAATGCAAATGTTCAAGATACTCAGAGAACTTCTACACCGAAaccattttatgaatataatccATTCCGCACTTTAGCAAAAGACAAAGAAGCATCTCATACGAATATTGCTTTTTCACATTCATCTGTTAATCCTGTTAAGTGGAATGCAGCCATTTTCCCGAACAGATTATCGGATAGAAAAGGAGAATGGTTTGAGTTCCAAAAAAGTGTGCTCGAGCCCCTTCCAAATTTCAACATGTTTGCTAAGCCATGTGTCTCTGATTCAATGGGTGCACCATCtttgttaacaaataatacattacacTCCACACAATTGAACGGAACAAAAGACGTGCCTATTTTAAACCTATCACAAAAAGGTAATAGTGAAAAGgtaatagaagaaaataatttggagCAAAAAGGAGACGAAGCCAACACATTTCAGGTGtttaatcaagaaaatatggaacag aaaCAGATGTTTCCTCATACTAGTGCAGAAATAAATGCACGTGAGGAGCAAGTAGACAGAAACAATGTCGAAGAAATAGTATTAAATGAGAAAGCTCTTAAATTATACTACAAACTAATACCCATGTTTCCAAGTGTAAATActaattttgtcaaaaaattgtgCCAGAATAGTGTTGAAAATATGCAAACAGCAGATGAAGCAACACAGCTACAACATTTAGTTGATCAATTGCTCGATCATGGTCCAGAGCATCCCTATGTTAAGAAAGAGGAACCATTGGAACTAGTGAAATCTGCCATTACTTACGACCTTAATGAACAATATGCTGATTTATTAGGAATATTTCCAGAAGCAGATCCTGAGTATTTAAGACAAATAGctgagaaaatatataatgatcCTGAAGAATTCAAGCTGTTTGTCCAGTCAAAATTGGAAAATCCGGATTATCCAACTAGACAGcaatatctaaataaaaaaaagattagcgAACAAGTGAAACAGTACACTACAAATTTCAATGTGCAACAATTCTTggaaatatttccaaatccATTTGCACATTTTGAAGATAGATATAGACCATGTGTTTTTAATGCATATGCAGTagattttctcaaatattacTTTAGTAAAATCAgg GTGAATACAATGCTGAGTTTTTATAGTCGGAATGGATACAACTTAAGTGCAACTGTGAAAGCTTTAGAAACTCTAACCCCCAATATGAAAACTAAACGCTGTAGCAAAATTATGCCAACGGAAAACATACCCCTTCTGCAAGAGATTGCTTTCATACAGCATAAAGGAGAAATTCAGGATTATTTGGATAAATTGAAGGcagaagaaaaggaagaatTTAATAAGCTTAAG gcAACCAATGGACTGCTCGAATGTCAGTGTTGCTATGATAACGAGTGTATGCCATCAAAATGTTCCACATGTGAGGATGGGCATGTATTTTGCAACTCATGCATTATGAGAAGTACAGACGTGACATTGGCGGATGGCAAAACGCATGTTCTTTGTTTAATGAATTGCGGCCGAGAATTTTCTTTGTCAATACTACAGCGAATACTACCACCAACCAAATTTAGCATTCTTCTTTGCAAACGGCAAGAAGCAGAGGTAATGGCTGCTGGTGTGGAAGGTTTAGTATCATGCCCATTCTGCCATTTTGCATCTATACCACCTCCCGAGGATAAAGTATTCAAATGTCTTAACCCAGATTGCATGAAGGAATCATGTCG ATTGTGCAAGGAGCCTAATCATGTACCTTTGAAGTGCGATGAAATCAAAACAGATGTTGCACGTTTGTACTTGGAAGAAAAGATGACGGAAGCTTTAGTACGGAAATGCTATAACTGTGGGCgaacatttttcaaagaagATGGGTGCAATAAAATGACCTGTATATGTGGTGCACTCATGTGTTACATTTGCGATAAACCTGTAAAAGGTTATGACCATTTTCAAGGTCAAGGAGCAATGGCCTCAAACCt CTGCCCATTATGGAGCGATGATCGTCGCATGAATGCCGAATCTGTTATTAAAGTTTGTCAGGAAACGATGAAACACATTAAAGAGAAGAATCCTAACATTGATATAAATGTTGAGTCTCTTTTGCCGAAGCTACCACCCAAAACTAGAGGCCCTCATGAAGATATTGCTAATGCCAATGCAGTACCG atacaTGCAAATCGAATTGCAAgacaaaatcaataa